A window of the Verminephrobacter eiseniae EF01-2 genome harbors these coding sequences:
- a CDS encoding tripartite tricarboxylate transporter substrate binding protein codes for MAIDRRTLVTLLATSCAGAAGVGAGAAVQAQTAWPTRPIRIVVPHAAGGAADITVRTVGQKMAERLGHSVVIDNRPGAGGIVAGELVARAAPDGHTLLLISSGTAVSAALFKQLPFDTLRDFAPVSLLARFDLAVAVRAGGRMTTLAELLAYARANPGQLDIGTPQIGSTQHLAAELFKVTAGIDAQIVPFNGTPALIAAVRGGQVQVLVDILGALMPHIGAGALQALAVLGARRATQLPQVPTVRESGGRLEHFNVSSWNGLAAPAGTPAALLERLSRTVQAALARPDVKNRLLELNLDAQGSTPAQLGEHLAADMRRWSEVIAQAGIARQ; via the coding sequence ATGGCCATCGACCGCAGAACCCTCGTGACCCTGCTCGCCACCTCTTGCGCTGGCGCTGCCGGTGTCGGTGCGGGCGCGGCGGTGCAGGCACAGACCGCCTGGCCCACCCGCCCGATCCGCATCGTGGTGCCCCATGCCGCCGGCGGCGCGGCCGACATCACGGTGCGCACGGTGGGGCAAAAGATGGCCGAACGGCTGGGGCACAGCGTGGTGATCGACAACCGGCCCGGCGCCGGGGGCATCGTCGCGGGCGAACTCGTGGCGCGCGCCGCGCCTGACGGCCACACCCTGCTGCTGATCAGCAGTGGCACGGCGGTCAGTGCGGCGCTGTTCAAGCAACTGCCTTTCGACACGCTGCGGGACTTTGCGCCCGTGTCGCTGCTGGCCCGCTTCGACCTGGCCGTGGCCGTGCGCGCGGGCGGGCGCATGACGACGCTGGCCGAACTGCTGGCCTACGCCCGCGCCAACCCGGGACAGCTCGACATCGGCACCCCGCAGATCGGCAGCACACAGCACCTGGCGGCCGAACTATTCAAGGTGACGGCGGGCATCGATGCACAGATCGTGCCCTTCAACGGCACGCCGGCGCTCATCGCCGCCGTGCGCGGCGGCCAGGTGCAGGTGCTGGTGGACATCCTCGGCGCCCTGATGCCGCACATCGGCGCCGGTGCCCTGCAAGCCCTGGCCGTGCTGGGCGCCCGGCGGGCCACGCAACTGCCGCAGGTGCCCACGGTGCGCGAAAGCGGCGGGCGGCTGGAGCACTTCAACGTCAGTTCCTGGAATGGTCTGGCCGCCCCCGCCGGCACACCCGCTGCGCTGCTGGAACGCCTGTCGCGCACGGTGCAGGCCGCGCTGGCCCGGCCGGATGTGAAAAACCGCCTGCTGGAACTGAACCTCGACGCCCAGGGCAGCACCCCGGCGCAGTTGGGTGAGCACC
- a CDS encoding ABC transporter substrate-binding protein, protein MQKRRLPGARGIALSIALATGLAALPVFAQDKPFKIGLILPMTGQQATTGRQIEAAAKLYMAQNGDTVAGRKVQLLVRDDTSLPDMTRRLAQELVVNDKVNVLAGMGITPSALATAPLATQSKTPLVVMSAATSSITEASPYVVRTSFTLPQVSVPLADWASGNGIKKVVTLVSDYGPGIDAEKYFSQRLSANGGQVTEALRVPLRSPDFAPFLQKVRDAKPDALFVFVPSGASAAVMKQFLERGLGKAGIRLIATGDVTEDDQLNAMGDGALGVVTSHHYSAAHPSPLNKQFVQAFEQANKGLRPNFMAVGGYDGMRVIYEALKTTRGVGDGDALLAAMKGQVFESPRGPVSIDAQTRDIVQNVYLRKVERVDGQLYNVEFDVIEGVKDPGKSR, encoded by the coding sequence ATGCAAAAACGCCGCCTTCCTGGTGCCAGGGGCATTGCCCTGTCCATCGCCTTGGCGACCGGGCTGGCAGCGCTGCCCGTATTCGCGCAGGACAAGCCGTTCAAGATCGGTCTGATCTTGCCGATGACGGGCCAGCAAGCCACGACGGGGCGCCAGATCGAGGCCGCTGCCAAGCTCTATATGGCGCAAAACGGCGATACCGTGGCGGGCCGGAAGGTGCAGTTGCTCGTCAGGGACGACACCAGCCTGCCCGACATGACCCGCCGCCTGGCGCAGGAGTTGGTGGTCAACGACAAGGTGAACGTGCTCGCCGGCATGGGCATCACGCCTTCGGCGCTGGCCACGGCGCCGCTGGCCACGCAGTCCAAGACCCCACTGGTGGTGATGTCCGCCGCCACATCGAGCATCACCGAAGCCTCGCCCTATGTGGTGCGCACCAGCTTTACCTTGCCCCAGGTGTCGGTGCCGCTGGCCGACTGGGCATCCGGCAACGGCATCAAGAAAGTGGTCACGCTGGTGAGCGACTATGGACCCGGCATCGACGCCGAGAAGTATTTCAGCCAACGCCTGAGCGCCAACGGCGGCCAGGTGACCGAGGCCCTGCGCGTGCCGCTGCGCAGCCCGGACTTCGCGCCGTTCCTGCAAAAGGTGCGCGATGCCAAGCCCGATGCGCTGTTCGTGTTCGTGCCCTCCGGGGCCAGCGCAGCGGTGATGAAGCAGTTCCTGGAGCGCGGGCTGGGCAAGGCCGGCATCCGGCTGATTGCCACCGGGGACGTGACCGAAGACGACCAACTGAACGCCATGGGCGATGGCGCGCTGGGCGTGGTCACCTCGCACCACTATTCGGCGGCGCATCCGTCGCCGCTGAACAAGCAATTCGTCCAGGCTTTCGAGCAGGCCAACAAGGGGCTGCGCCCGAACTTCATGGCCGTGGGCGGCTATGACGGCATGCGCGTGATCTATGAAGCCCTCAAGACCACCCGGGGGGTTGGCGACGGCGACGCGCTGCTGGCGGCGATGAAGGGCCAGGTGTTCGAGAGCCCGCGCGGGCCGGTGTCCATCGATGCGCAGACGCGCGACATCGTGCAGAACGTCTACCTGCGCAAGGTCGAGCGCGTCGACGGCCAGCTCTACAACGTGGAATTCGACGTGATCGAGGGTGTCAAGGACCCCGGCAAGAGCCGTTGA
- a CDS encoding ABC transporter ATP-binding protein translates to MPELLRIEGLSAGYGQAVVLQDIALTLPEGQTLALLGRNGAGKTTLIDTLAGATRQHAGTIHLGGVALHPLPAHQRAAAGIGWVPQERNIFASLTVHENLTAVARPARASAGTGEAAGTDAIAPARPRPWTPERVYDMFPRLAERKTHLGTQLSGGEQQMLAVGRALVLNPRLLLLDEPLEGLAPIIVQELLRAIRRITREEGLSAIIVEQHPQAILAISDHAAVLDRGRIVHTGSAATLRQQPGLLDGWLGVTR, encoded by the coding sequence ATGCCTGAGTTGCTGCGCATCGAAGGACTGAGCGCCGGCTATGGGCAGGCGGTGGTGCTGCAAGACATCGCGCTGACGCTGCCCGAGGGCCAGACGCTGGCGCTGCTGGGCCGCAACGGCGCCGGCAAGACCACGCTCATCGACACCCTGGCAGGGGCCACGCGCCAACATGCGGGCACCATCCACCTGGGCGGCGTGGCACTGCACCCGCTGCCCGCGCACCAGCGCGCCGCCGCCGGCATCGGCTGGGTGCCGCAGGAGCGCAACATCTTCGCCTCGCTGACCGTGCACGAAAACCTCACGGCCGTGGCCCGCCCGGCCCGAGCGAGCGCTGGCACGGGCGAGGCCGCCGGCACGGACGCAATCGCCCCGGCCCGCCCCCGCCCCTGGACGCCCGAGCGCGTCTACGACATGTTCCCGCGCCTGGCCGAGCGCAAAACCCACCTGGGCACGCAGCTATCGGGCGGCGAGCAGCAAATGCTGGCCGTCGGCCGCGCCCTGGTGCTCAACCCGCGCCTGCTGCTGCTCGACGAGCCGCTCGAAGGCTTGGCGCCCATCATCGTGCAAGAGCTGCTGCGCGCCATCCGGCGCATCACGCGCGAGGAGGGCCTGTCGGCGATCATCGTGGAGCAGCATCCGCAGGCCATCCTGGCCATTTCAGACCACGCCGCCGTGCTCGATCGGGGCCGCATCGTGCACACCGGCAGCGCGGCAACGCTGCGCCAGCAGCCCGGGCTGCTCGACGGCTGGCTGGGCGTCACGCGGTAA
- a CDS encoding ABC transporter ATP-binding protein, producing the protein MTQTAAQPPTVLATRGLGKRFGGISATCDVTLELKKGARHALIGPNGAGKTTLINLLTGVLAPSEGTIVLDGQDITRLAPHQRVRRGMVRTFQINQLFDSLTPQETLALAVAQQQGLGGQWWRPLGARRAVMQRCEQLLEQFQLTSVMAQETRVLAYGKRRLLEIALALACAPRVLLLDEPVAGVPAGEREELLQTVAALPADVSVLLIEHDMDLVFRFASRMTVLVNGAVLTEGDPDSIARDPRVQAVYLGAAEQESAHA; encoded by the coding sequence ATGACGCAGACCGCCGCGCAACCGCCGACCGTGCTGGCCACGAGGGGCCTGGGCAAGCGCTTTGGCGGCATCAGCGCCACCTGCGATGTCACGCTGGAGTTGAAAAAGGGCGCGCGCCACGCGCTCATCGGCCCCAACGGCGCGGGCAAGACCACGCTGATCAACCTGCTGACGGGGGTGCTGGCGCCCTCGGAGGGGACCATCGTGCTCGACGGCCAGGACATCACGCGGCTGGCGCCGCACCAGCGCGTGCGCCGCGGCATGGTGCGCACCTTCCAGATCAACCAGTTGTTCGACAGCCTCACGCCGCAGGAAACCCTGGCGCTCGCCGTCGCGCAGCAGCAGGGACTGGGCGGCCAATGGTGGCGGCCTCTGGGCGCGCGCCGCGCGGTGATGCAGCGCTGCGAGCAACTGCTCGAACAGTTTCAACTGACCAGCGTGATGGCCCAAGAAACGCGCGTGCTGGCCTACGGCAAGCGCCGCCTGCTCGAAATCGCGCTGGCGCTGGCCTGCGCGCCGCGCGTGCTGCTGCTCGACGAGCCTGTGGCCGGCGTGCCCGCCGGCGAGCGCGAAGAACTGCTGCAGACCGTGGCGGCCCTGCCCGCCGATGTGTCGGTGCTGCTGATCGAGCACGACATGGACCTGGTGTTCCGCTTTGCCAGCCGCATGACGGTACTGGTCAATGGCGCGGTGCTCACCGAGGGCGACCCCGACAGCATCGCCCGCGACCCGCGGGTTCAGGCGGTGTACCTGGGCGCAGCAGAACAGGAGTCGGCCCATGCCTGA
- a CDS encoding branched-chain amino acid ABC transporter permease — MLTLLFDGIAYGMLLFILALGLAVTMGLMHFVNLAHGAFAMAGGYITVLLMQRLDVPFLVCLPLAFAGPALLGGVLERTLYRPLYRKPHLDQVLFSIGLVFIAVAGADYFAGSTQQIMQLPEWLKGRTEWGSGAFMLGMGHYRLFIIALCAALTVGLQYLLARTRWGSRLRAAVDDQRVAAGLGIDVNLVFLSTFAIGSGLAGLGGALGAEMLGLDPSFPLKFMIHFLIVVAVGGTSSITGPLLAALLLGIADVAGKYYIPKLGAFIVYSLMIVILLWRPQGLFVRQGGRK; from the coding sequence ATGCTGACCCTGCTTTTCGACGGCATTGCCTACGGCATGTTGCTGTTCATCCTGGCGCTGGGTCTGGCCGTGACCATGGGCTTGATGCACTTCGTCAACCTGGCCCATGGGGCCTTTGCGATGGCCGGCGGCTACATCACGGTGCTGCTGATGCAGCGGCTCGATGTGCCTTTTCTGGTCTGCCTGCCGCTGGCCTTCGCCGGCCCGGCCCTGCTGGGCGGGGTGCTCGAGCGCACGCTGTACCGGCCGCTGTACCGCAAGCCCCATCTCGACCAGGTGCTGTTCTCCATCGGTCTGGTGTTCATCGCGGTGGCCGGCGCCGACTATTTCGCAGGCTCGACGCAGCAGATCATGCAGTTGCCCGAATGGCTCAAGGGCCGCACCGAATGGGGCAGCGGCGCCTTCATGCTGGGCATGGGCCACTACCGCCTGTTCATCATTGCCTTGTGCGCGGCGCTCACCGTGGGCCTGCAGTACCTGTTGGCCAGGACGCGCTGGGGCAGTCGCCTGCGCGCCGCCGTCGACGACCAGCGCGTGGCCGCCGGCCTGGGCATCGACGTGAACCTGGTGTTTCTGTCCACCTTCGCCATCGGGTCGGGCCTGGCCGGCCTCGGCGGCGCGCTGGGGGCCGAGATGCTGGGGCTGGACCCGAGCTTCCCGCTCAAGTTCATGATTCATTTTCTGATCGTGGTCGCGGTGGGCGGCACATCGTCGATCACCGGGCCGCTGCTGGCCGCGCTGCTGCTGGGCATCGCCGATGTGGCGGGCAAGTACTACATCCCCAAACTGGGGGCTTTCATCGTGTACAGCCTGATGATCGTGATCCTGCTCTGGCGTCCCCAAGGGCTGTTCGTGCGCCAGGGAGGCCGCAAGTGA
- a CDS encoding branched-chain amino acid ABC transporter permease, with protein MEPRTPLSRERRWRWWEPVFWLLALAAPLVLPGQALIINTMAITALFALSLDLILGYAGIVSLGHAAFFGLGGYAAALFAKHVMPDPLVGLVVGMGAATLLGAVASLTILRGTDLTRLMVTLGVGLVLLELANRFDALTGGADGLQGVVLGPVLGRFEFDLSGRTAAWYSLSLLLLFFLLARRIVQSPFGATLKAIRDNRLRAMAIGIPVTLRLAQVYTLAAALAGAAGALHTQTTGFASLDLFEFHRSADVLLILVIGGVGWLYGGILGAAGLMLLQDRISSVTPQYWMFWIGLFLVLLVLIGRDRLLRPWTWFEGRNA; from the coding sequence ATGGAACCCCGCACCCCGCTGTCGCGAGAGCGCCGCTGGCGCTGGTGGGAGCCGGTGTTCTGGCTGCTGGCCCTGGCCGCGCCGCTGGTGTTGCCCGGCCAGGCCCTGATCATCAACACGATGGCCATCACGGCATTGTTTGCGCTGTCGCTGGACCTGATCCTGGGCTACGCCGGCATCGTCTCGCTCGGCCATGCGGCTTTTTTCGGCCTGGGCGGTTATGCGGCGGCGCTGTTTGCCAAGCATGTGATGCCCGACCCGCTGGTCGGGCTGGTGGTGGGCATGGGCGCGGCCACGTTGCTCGGCGCAGTGGCTTCGCTGACCATCTTGCGCGGCACCGACCTGACGCGCCTGATGGTCACGCTGGGGGTCGGCCTGGTGCTGCTGGAGTTGGCCAACCGGTTCGACGCGCTGACCGGCGGCGCCGACGGCCTGCAGGGCGTGGTGCTCGGCCCGGTGCTGGGCCGGTTCGAGTTCGACCTGTCCGGGCGCACGGCAGCCTGGTATTCGCTCAGCCTGCTGCTGCTGTTCTTTCTGCTCGCGCGGCGCATCGTGCAGTCGCCGTTTGGCGCCACGCTCAAGGCGATCCGCGACAACCGGCTGCGCGCCATGGCCATAGGCATTCCGGTGACGCTCCGGCTGGCGCAGGTCTACACGCTGGCCGCAGCGCTGGCCGGGGCCGCCGGCGCGCTGCACACGCAGACCACGGGCTTTGCCTCGCTCGACCTGTTCGAGTTTCACCGCTCGGCCGATGTGTTGCTGATCCTGGTGATCGGCGGCGTCGGCTGGCTCTATGGCGGCATCCTGGGGGCTGCGGGCCTGATGCTGCTGCAAGACCGGATCTCATCGGTCACGCCGCAGTACTGGATGTTCTGGATCGGCCTGTTCCTGGTGCTGCTGGTGCTGATCGGGCGTGATCGTCTGCTGCGTCCCTGGACCTGGTTCGAGGGGCGCAACGCATGA